One genomic window of Polyangium aurulentum includes the following:
- a CDS encoding SUMF1/EgtB/PvdO family nonheme iron enzyme — MIERLRLIGHKYGIGDDALRDLAELYEGMIPRTPTQPVASSSAAHAVPAPLAPVHFKERYEDLGCIGLGGFSEVREVWDRHVRRRVALKVQLPQRSSPDDCARFRQEVQVMARLQHPAVVPLYDWGELPDGRIWFTMKRVRGDTIGKRIVALHSLEGPAFVQALRRLLDDFRRLCEPVAHAHALHIIHRDITPQNLMVGELGEVHVMDWGLARDLAHRLEAERSSCVTTGANAADPSETSVRTRIAGTPFYMPPEQARGEIAAMGSASDVYAFGAVLYEILTGSPPYTSSRHAHMAPERTVELVLSGPPRPVEEMARSEVPRELYPLCRKAMERSPSDRYPDAGVLMEAMRNWLDGADRRSRARRIVADAQREHRAKIADMREDAASRRARAREILEKLRSFDRAQEKAEGWKLEDDAAAIEQEALREEINWTQKLRSALNEVPDLEEAHAALAEHYAESLLRAEAAHDQPAATGFAALLEDHAGKLSGSGRARYEALLRGDGRLTLVTDPADVHVVIKPYEPVSRYLIANEERAYIVTTPIREFRLPRGSYLLSLKAPGHREAAFPVAIGRGEHWDGVRPGGATPYPIRLLREDELGPDDVYVPAGWFIAGGDPHAGESLSRRRVWVDGFVMRRHPVTNAEYLEFLNALVAEGRADEARRHCPRLPRGTTWNNDDGVLAYLLDERSGQYALKAPETERALPVVSVDWYAATAYAAHLARRTGLPWRLPSEFEWEKAARGVDGRFMPWGDHVEPTWACVSGSHSDRKSVMPVHYYPTDVSPYGVRGMAGNVRDWCVERWLLDGPRVDGGVLQIEAAMADDLADRPIRGGAWISAGDLVRLSVRYAEPPTKRHGVLGFRLARPITP; from the coding sequence ATGATCGAGCGGTTGCGCCTCATCGGGCACAAGTACGGAATCGGCGACGACGCACTCCGCGACCTCGCGGAGCTCTATGAGGGCATGATTCCTCGTACGCCTACGCAGCCAGTCGCCAGCAGCAGCGCCGCTCATGCCGTTCCCGCGCCGCTCGCGCCGGTGCATTTCAAGGAACGGTACGAGGATCTCGGCTGCATCGGCCTCGGCGGGTTCAGCGAGGTGCGCGAGGTCTGGGATCGCCACGTCAGGCGGCGTGTCGCGCTCAAGGTCCAGCTCCCCCAGAGGAGCTCACCGGACGACTGCGCGCGCTTCCGGCAAGAGGTCCAGGTGATGGCGCGGCTGCAGCACCCGGCCGTCGTCCCGCTTTACGACTGGGGCGAGCTGCCCGACGGCCGCATCTGGTTCACCATGAAACGGGTCCGTGGAGACACGATCGGCAAGCGCATCGTCGCGCTGCACAGCCTGGAAGGTCCCGCGTTCGTTCAGGCCCTGCGCCGTCTCCTGGACGACTTCCGGCGCCTCTGCGAGCCCGTCGCCCATGCCCACGCGCTGCACATCATTCATCGCGACATCACCCCTCAGAACCTCATGGTCGGCGAGCTCGGGGAAGTGCACGTCATGGATTGGGGTCTCGCCCGCGACCTCGCACATCGCCTCGAGGCCGAGCGATCTTCCTGCGTCACGACGGGGGCGAACGCGGCCGATCCATCGGAGACGAGCGTGCGCACACGCATCGCAGGAACGCCGTTTTACATGCCGCCGGAGCAGGCGCGCGGTGAGATTGCGGCGATGGGGTCCGCGAGCGATGTCTATGCGTTCGGCGCGGTGCTGTACGAGATCCTGACAGGCAGCCCGCCGTACACGTCCTCGCGGCATGCGCATATGGCCCCCGAACGAACAGTCGAGCTCGTCCTTAGCGGGCCGCCACGACCGGTCGAGGAGATGGCACGGTCGGAGGTTCCCAGGGAGCTGTATCCGTTGTGCCGCAAGGCGATGGAGCGAAGCCCCTCCGACCGCTATCCCGACGCCGGCGTGCTCATGGAGGCCATGCGTAATTGGCTCGACGGCGCGGACCGACGGTCGCGCGCGCGGCGGATCGTGGCAGATGCTCAACGCGAGCACCGGGCCAAAATCGCAGACATGCGTGAGGACGCCGCGAGCCGGAGAGCGCGGGCGCGCGAGATTCTCGAGAAGCTGCGCTCGTTCGACAGGGCGCAGGAAAAGGCGGAGGGCTGGAAGCTCGAGGACGATGCGGCGGCGATCGAGCAGGAGGCCCTGCGCGAGGAGATCAACTGGACGCAGAAGCTACGGTCGGCGCTCAACGAAGTGCCCGATCTGGAGGAGGCGCATGCGGCGCTCGCCGAACACTATGCGGAGAGCCTGCTGCGGGCCGAGGCAGCTCATGACCAACCTGCCGCCACGGGCTTCGCGGCGCTCCTCGAAGATCATGCCGGGAAGCTGAGCGGCAGCGGGCGGGCTCGGTACGAGGCACTCCTCCGAGGCGATGGGCGGCTCACCCTGGTGACCGATCCAGCGGACGTTCACGTGGTCATCAAGCCATACGAACCGGTCAGCCGCTACCTGATTGCCAACGAGGAGAGGGCGTACATCGTGACCACGCCGATCCGCGAATTCCGCCTCCCGCGTGGCAGCTACCTCCTGAGCCTCAAGGCGCCAGGTCATCGCGAAGCAGCATTTCCGGTGGCGATCGGGCGCGGCGAGCATTGGGATGGGGTCCGCCCGGGAGGTGCAACGCCGTATCCGATCCGCCTCTTGCGCGAAGACGAGCTCGGACCGGACGACGTCTATGTCCCAGCGGGATGGTTCATCGCTGGCGGCGATCCCCACGCGGGAGAGAGCCTGTCCCGCCGCCGGGTGTGGGTCGACGGCTTCGTCATGCGCAGACATCCGGTCACCAATGCGGAGTACCTCGAGTTCCTCAACGCGCTGGTCGCGGAGGGGCGCGCAGACGAGGCTCGCCGGCACTGTCCGCGACTGCCTCGCGGCACCACTTGGAACAACGACGACGGGGTGCTTGCCTATCTGCTCGATGAGCGTTCCGGGCAGTACGCGCTCAAGGCGCCCGAGACCGAACGTGCCTTGCCGGTGGTCTCCGTTGACTGGTATGCAGCGACTGCGTATGCGGCCCACCTGGCGCGGCGGACAGGGTTGCCGTGGAGGCTTCCGAGTGAGTTCGAATGGGAGAAGGCTGCGCGCGGCGTGGACGGGCGGTTCATGCCCTGGGGCGATCACGTCGAGCCAACATGGGCGTGCGTGTCGGGCAGCCACTCCGACCGAAAATCCGTCATGCCGGTGCACTACTATCCCACGGACGTGAGCCCCTACGGCGTCCGCGGCATGGCTGGTAATGTGCGCGATTGGTGTGTCGAGCGGTGGCTCCTCGACGGGCCTCGGGTGGACGGCGGCGTGTTGCAAATCGAGGCAGCCATGGCCGACGACCTTGCCGACCGCCCCATACGCGGAGGCGCATGGATCTCGGCTGGCGACCTGGTGCGCCTCTCGGTCCGCTATGCCGAGCCGCCCACGAAGCGCCACGGCGTATTGGGTTTCCGCCTAGCGCGGCCGATCACGCCTTGA
- a CDS encoding FHA domain-containing protein codes for MGVIKHISSGRTIVLAGHSVVGRAPGCVVRLTDHAASNDHASLFWTGQRWEARDLGSTNGTFIDGERLPSKANEPLAHGSVLRFGCDAESWKLIDARGPVVVARSMETGEVRAAEDGLLALPDPTNVLLSIVMDSDGQWLVETPDGSRRLARDTERVTLAEQTWELTVPPASTVAGTYKAKASFSLATLTLRFHVSRDEEHVHVEAVDGDEMLSLGERTIFRALLQLARERLKDAAEARLPEDEQGWYHLIDLTRDLAVEERSLNVDIHRVREAFAKAGIEGAEGIVQRRSRQLRIGTGRLEERKA; via the coding sequence ATGGGGGTCATCAAGCACATCTCGTCGGGAAGAACCATCGTCCTGGCCGGCCACTCGGTCGTCGGTCGTGCGCCGGGCTGCGTCGTACGCCTCACCGACCATGCAGCTTCGAACGATCATGCATCGCTTTTCTGGACCGGGCAGCGCTGGGAAGCGCGCGACCTCGGCAGTACGAACGGCACCTTCATCGATGGCGAGCGCCTTCCGTCGAAGGCGAACGAGCCCCTCGCGCATGGGTCTGTCCTCCGATTCGGCTGCGACGCGGAGAGCTGGAAGCTCATCGATGCGCGCGGGCCCGTGGTCGTCGCTCGCTCCATGGAAACGGGCGAGGTCCGCGCCGCGGAGGACGGGCTGCTCGCGCTGCCGGATCCGACGAATGTCCTCCTTTCCATCGTCATGGATTCCGACGGTCAGTGGCTCGTGGAGACCCCGGACGGGTCCCGGCGCCTGGCGAGGGATACGGAAAGGGTCACGCTCGCGGAGCAGACGTGGGAACTCACGGTCCCGCCAGCTTCCACGGTTGCAGGCACATACAAGGCGAAGGCTTCTTTCTCGCTGGCCACGCTGACGCTGCGCTTCCACGTGAGCCGAGACGAGGAGCACGTGCATGTCGAAGCGGTGGATGGTGATGAGATGTTGTCGCTCGGGGAGCGGACGATCTTCCGTGCGCTCTTGCAGCTCGCGCGCGAACGCCTGAAGGACGCTGCGGAAGCGAGGCTGCCCGAGGACGAGCAAGGCTGGTACCACTTGATTGATCTCACGCGCGACCTCGCCGTGGAGGAGCGCAGCCTCAACGTCGACATCCACCGCGTCCGCGAGGCGTTCGCGAAGGCGGGTATCGAGGGCGCCGAAGGCATCGTGCAGCGCAGGTCGCGGCAGCTTCGCATCGGGACTGGACGCCTGGAGGAGCGCAAGGCGTAG
- a CDS encoding CBASS oligonucleotide cyclase — MGKLCTKSASHRWLTNFVDWIKPEEATEEKICAQAEELRDRMRGKAKADGLVVRSTPWAGSFAKKTGLRRHMRGNHEVEGQDVDLPFVISPQTKEGEDIKSLLDRFERYARESYPNTKRSPTKCSICLDFQGTKISYDLVPMLAVEGDDKAQVLLTSDGKRRTTSVQKHIEFVRRRTNKSNTQDGRVKFNEGARLVKWWREICQSRSACLEDVPTFLMDLLCAKAFDECGVDETYTETLSRWFGFIAHVVRQRKRVQFSDFPSVVNATESGLWIVLDPVNSANNVVPPSWSNLQLQELTEWFEDARDRMGRVIAADTAGDGGEAREELVALFGNALKDHGGAP; from the coding sequence ATGGGGAAGTTGTGCACCAAGAGCGCGTCGCACCGCTGGCTGACGAACTTCGTCGATTGGATCAAGCCCGAGGAGGCGACGGAAGAGAAGATCTGCGCGCAGGCGGAAGAGCTCCGCGACCGCATGAGGGGAAAGGCGAAGGCTGACGGCCTCGTCGTACGCTCCACGCCCTGGGCCGGCTCTTTCGCCAAGAAGACGGGGCTGCGGCGCCACATGCGCGGCAACCACGAGGTAGAGGGACAGGACGTCGACCTTCCGTTCGTGATCTCTCCGCAGACGAAGGAGGGGGAGGATATCAAAAGCCTCCTCGATCGCTTCGAGCGGTATGCCAGGGAGAGTTACCCCAACACGAAGCGCTCCCCGACCAAGTGCTCCATCTGCCTCGATTTCCAGGGCACCAAGATTTCCTATGATCTGGTCCCCATGCTCGCGGTCGAGGGGGATGACAAGGCCCAGGTGCTCCTCACGAGCGACGGCAAGCGCCGGACGACCTCGGTGCAGAAGCACATCGAGTTCGTCCGGCGCCGCACGAACAAGAGCAATACCCAGGACGGCAGGGTCAAGTTCAACGAAGGTGCGCGCCTGGTCAAGTGGTGGCGCGAGATCTGCCAGTCGCGCAGTGCTTGCCTGGAAGACGTCCCCACGTTCTTGATGGACCTGCTCTGCGCCAAGGCCTTCGACGAGTGCGGAGTCGATGAGACCTACACCGAGACCTTGAGCCGCTGGTTCGGCTTCATCGCGCACGTGGTTCGCCAGCGCAAGCGCGTGCAGTTCAGCGACTTTCCGAGCGTCGTGAACGCCACGGAGAGTGGCCTGTGGATCGTGCTCGACCCGGTCAACTCCGCGAACAACGTCGTGCCCCCTTCCTGGAGCAATCTGCAGCTCCAGGAGCTGACGGAGTGGTTCGAAGATGCGCGGGATCGCATGGGGCGGGTCATTGCCGCGGACACGGCAGGAGACGGAGGAGAGGCTCGCGAAGAGCTGGTCGCCCTGTTCGGCAATGCGCTCAAGGACCACGGGGGCGCGCCGTGA
- a CDS encoding AAA family ATPase, with product MNSSLRLFEHSHPSKEAAARYEALVGLEVHQQMLLDELTLLLDHKRVDKWLKKHHPKGLPAANALVGGSPLILLSGEVGCGKTALATSVGTPLARVLEHKVVSVETPSDIRGRGLVGELSTRITEAFEQALARVKAVGYGLLIIDEADDLATAREQMQAHHEDRAGVNVLVKQIDRIAREKVPLAVLMITNRASALDPAVIRRASLHLRFDRPNATQRRAVMERLLDGTEYTDEDVGGLVRATRARNGVPFSFSDLNVRLARRALRRAWHDNHAFGPKVLRESLAEIDPSPLVGSPADDEESGDA from the coding sequence ATGAATAGTAGCCTGCGACTCTTCGAGCATTCCCATCCGAGCAAGGAAGCCGCCGCCCGCTACGAGGCGCTGGTTGGCCTCGAGGTGCACCAGCAGATGCTGCTCGACGAGCTCACGCTGTTGCTCGACCACAAGCGCGTCGATAAATGGCTGAAGAAGCACCACCCTAAGGGGCTGCCGGCAGCGAACGCGCTCGTCGGGGGCTCACCGCTCATTCTCCTGTCCGGTGAAGTGGGCTGCGGAAAGACGGCTCTGGCAACATCCGTGGGGACCCCGCTGGCGAGGGTTCTGGAGCATAAGGTCGTTTCCGTGGAGACGCCTTCGGACATCCGTGGCCGCGGACTCGTGGGCGAGCTCTCGACGCGGATCACCGAGGCATTCGAACAGGCACTGGCGCGCGTCAAGGCGGTCGGCTATGGCCTGCTGATCATCGACGAGGCCGACGATCTCGCGACGGCGCGCGAGCAGATGCAGGCGCACCACGAGGACCGCGCGGGCGTGAACGTGCTGGTCAAGCAGATCGACAGGATTGCACGGGAAAAGGTGCCGCTCGCGGTTCTGATGATCACGAACCGCGCCAGCGCCCTGGACCCGGCGGTGATCCGGCGAGCATCCTTGCACCTTCGCTTCGACCGACCGAATGCCACACAGCGCCGGGCGGTGATGGAGCGGCTCCTCGATGGGACCGAATACACGGACGAGGATGTCGGGGGCCTCGTGCGTGCGACCAGGGCGCGGAACGGCGTACCGTTCAGCTTCTCGGACCTCAACGTGCGCTTGGCGCGTCGCGCGCTCCGCCGCGCCTGGCATGACAATCATGCGTTCGGGCCCAAGGTGCTCCGGGAATCGCTCGCAGAAATCGACCCCTCCCCGCTCGTCGGGTCGCCCGCCGATGACGAGGAGAGCGGCGATGCTTGA
- a CDS encoding SAVED domain-containing protein yields MLDPNRLLVVSHPVLAAIGRDDIERAIPKRQRAGGWDHVEIAPLRTELGKSREIDWATALAEQERLFVQCLEPEIVGRQRLAYFGFAPIPLALHLGYRVERRIKVDVYQRHHGREDWVWAPDDATATRALLKPLNLPEHGSMDAGPVVLRVSTSHRISPTETEEVIPRSLAVVDIALADPDEDALETRGALTEVVAAFNLAISRLKRLFPNLTAIHLFAAIPVGLAFRLGTQINPTIYPDTVTYQYWAKGSPKYRGAIVLGEEAKTVSMTLTGAGSAPHFLDEAAYPWSKPEALEFLKILASAYATSSSVDLILKTSGVDTSHITWSLSVRDIWKEALEVAARARRTRQLWQCARDDESIAAHHPALDGLKRGAR; encoded by the coding sequence ATGCTTGATCCGAACCGCCTTCTGGTCGTTTCGCATCCGGTGCTGGCAGCCATTGGACGCGACGACATCGAACGCGCCATTCCGAAGCGGCAGCGCGCGGGAGGGTGGGATCACGTGGAGATCGCGCCGCTTCGCACCGAGCTGGGGAAGTCCCGTGAGATCGACTGGGCGACGGCGCTGGCGGAACAAGAGAGACTATTCGTACAGTGTCTCGAACCGGAGATCGTGGGCCGGCAGCGGCTCGCGTACTTCGGCTTCGCGCCAATTCCGCTGGCACTACACCTTGGTTATCGCGTCGAGCGCCGCATCAAGGTCGACGTCTACCAGCGCCATCACGGCCGGGAGGACTGGGTCTGGGCCCCGGACGACGCGACCGCCACGCGCGCTTTGTTGAAGCCGCTAAATCTGCCCGAGCATGGCTCCATGGACGCTGGCCCCGTGGTGCTCCGCGTCTCCACGTCGCATCGAATCTCTCCCACGGAGACGGAAGAGGTCATCCCGCGGAGCCTGGCGGTGGTCGACATTGCGCTGGCGGACCCAGACGAAGATGCGCTGGAGACGAGAGGCGCGCTGACCGAGGTGGTGGCGGCGTTCAACCTGGCAATTTCGCGCCTGAAGCGGCTGTTTCCCAATCTCACGGCGATCCACCTGTTCGCAGCCATCCCGGTGGGGCTCGCGTTCCGGCTGGGGACGCAGATCAACCCCACCATCTACCCGGATACGGTGACGTACCAGTACTGGGCGAAGGGATCGCCCAAATACCGGGGCGCCATCGTCCTCGGCGAAGAGGCGAAAACGGTCTCGATGACGCTGACCGGAGCCGGTTCCGCGCCACATTTCCTCGATGAGGCAGCGTACCCCTGGAGTAAACCCGAAGCGCTGGAGTTTCTCAAGATCCTAGCAAGCGCTTATGCGACGAGCTCGAGCGTGGACCTGATCCTGAAGACGTCTGGAGTCGATACGAGTCATATCACCTGGAGTCTGTCTGTACGTGACATCTGGAAGGAGGCGCTCGAGGTCGCTGCCCGCGCCAGGCGTACCCGCCAGCTCTGGCAATGCGCCCGTGACGACGAGTCAATCGCCGCGCACCATCCAGCACTCGACGGGCTCAAGCGCGGTGCGCGCTGA
- a CDS encoding trypsin-like peptidase domain-containing protein has translation MPRVHFLDEVDYDWSRPEAVEFYDIMIRAYGRGQSADLLLAKSGVDRASIDFKQPPRDFWKQALEVAAMAGRTRAVAQSARNDPSIAAYHPKLDRLMGASPAPVEAPAPAQPIEWNGNELITGKQATFLEMSFFHQGLRIAASVVRLTTLTQGDRSYHGTGFLIAPDTILTNHHVLHDRDGHPVKQVDIWFNFELDAEGRTRSVDNYEGDASTIVGEAKHDWAVIRSKKPFNRIYPVLDLRPSKPVARGDFVYIVQHPAGQTKKIGLVHNEIVHVTEDRVQYLTDTLPGSSGSPVCNELWQVVALHKRGIEGDEANGHICKNEGIHIDRVVERLTVRGILKPVA, from the coding sequence ATGCCCAGGGTACATTTTCTCGACGAGGTCGATTACGACTGGAGCAGACCCGAGGCCGTGGAATTCTACGATATCATGATCCGCGCTTATGGAAGGGGACAAAGCGCGGACCTGCTCCTGGCCAAGTCTGGAGTCGATCGAGCTTCCATTGACTTCAAGCAGCCGCCCCGTGACTTCTGGAAGCAGGCGCTCGAGGTCGCCGCCATGGCCGGTCGCACCCGCGCCGTTGCGCAGAGCGCCAGGAATGACCCGTCGATCGCAGCATATCACCCAAAGCTCGACAGGCTCATGGGCGCGAGCCCAGCACCGGTCGAGGCTCCGGCGCCAGCCCAGCCCATCGAATGGAACGGAAACGAGCTAATCACGGGCAAGCAGGCAACCTTTCTGGAGATGTCTTTTTTCCACCAGGGCTTGCGAATCGCTGCGTCCGTCGTGCGCCTCACCACGTTGACGCAGGGCGACCGATCCTATCATGGAACCGGTTTCTTGATCGCGCCGGACACGATCCTGACGAACCATCATGTCCTCCACGACAGAGACGGACATCCGGTGAAGCAGGTCGACATCTGGTTCAATTTCGAGCTCGACGCCGAGGGCCGAACGCGCTCCGTCGACAACTACGAAGGCGACGCCTCGACGATTGTCGGGGAAGCGAAGCACGATTGGGCAGTCATCCGGTCGAAGAAGCCCTTCAACCGAATCTACCCGGTGCTGGATCTACGCCCGTCGAAGCCGGTGGCTCGGGGAGACTTCGTCTACATCGTCCAGCATCCGGCGGGTCAAACCAAGAAGATCGGGCTGGTGCACAACGAGATCGTTCACGTGACGGAAGATCGGGTCCAGTACTTGACCGATACGCTGCCAGGCTCTTCTGGCTCCCCGGTGTGCAATGAGCTATGGCAGGTCGTCGCCTTGCACAAGCGCGGTATCGAGGGTGACGAGGCCAATGGACACATTTGTAAAAATGAGGGGATCCACATCGATCGCGTGGTCGAACGGCTCACCGTCCGCGGGATCTTGAAGCCCGTGGCATGA
- a CDS encoding Druantia anti-phage system protein DruA has product MQRYYLSVLNLARALEAGDAEAVATWDDALDRAAGVHEVLVDAIPPAVSPSLRAKVLGSVLIDLTRSGWSVSVEDGQVYVAAPEWSLDAKGMSPDDVRAEKDRARAAMAGRVQEEIESERTRRFISRLESPRATESGLRSVLSLLADGPSVAAALRARGADAVQPVLCPADLEAGRDPETGLLYADIFRYFRLFWSFPTNAPPGRSLSYLIRDAGQPGSPVCGLLCLASPVPRLSVRDSALGWTAAWLEAVVVALDFPADAPEEHLRVVADAWRALPGHGPHTLSILDDVATLLGFPEARSAEALSACLRRLPASQRAQRADGARRRVLADLRRELEDALDLISFEGFGFAQDWARANPAKARARLESLQGEAYRRWRESRKTTARQGTSNERLGKGALASEAAIQDASREPLFFKKRVTQGARALRAWEEIAPRERERPGERLRQIALRRTEATGPALTGGVDVVRSARFALLQRQNRLVASQVLDVCVCGAIPPYGPLLGGKLAALAALSRDVAADYYARYVRRASEITSQMAGRAYTRPADLLAITTTSFYGVGSSQYERLSVRSEDGIDVRWRLVGRSRGNGTLHFSRRTSELIDELLCVETGRKLISSRFGEGPSERLRKIRDGLERLGVDADELLRHGMPRLVYLAEMRPGATRPGARPLPSHWRREGPSWTSVTEAWRERWLASRLRSCPEAIDEVARFSRVEALLSNRLRARRGGTR; this is encoded by the coding sequence GTGCAACGCTACTACTTGTCGGTCCTGAACCTCGCACGCGCTCTCGAGGCAGGCGACGCGGAGGCGGTAGCGACCTGGGACGACGCTCTTGATCGCGCCGCTGGCGTCCACGAGGTGCTGGTCGACGCCATCCCTCCAGCCGTGTCGCCTTCCCTGCGCGCCAAGGTCCTCGGCTCCGTGCTCATCGACCTCACACGCAGCGGGTGGAGCGTCTCCGTCGAGGATGGCCAGGTGTACGTCGCGGCGCCAGAGTGGAGCCTCGACGCGAAGGGCATGTCACCTGACGATGTTCGCGCCGAGAAGGATCGCGCTCGCGCTGCGATGGCCGGACGCGTCCAGGAGGAGATCGAGTCGGAGCGCACGCGGCGCTTCATCTCGCGCCTCGAGTCCCCACGCGCGACCGAGAGCGGGCTTCGAAGCGTGCTCTCGCTCCTCGCGGACGGTCCCAGCGTCGCGGCCGCGCTCCGCGCGCGAGGAGCCGACGCGGTCCAGCCGGTACTTTGCCCCGCGGACCTCGAAGCGGGGCGAGACCCGGAGACGGGCCTCCTCTACGCCGACATCTTCAGGTACTTTCGGCTGTTCTGGTCCTTCCCAACGAACGCCCCGCCGGGGCGCTCGCTGTCGTACCTCATCCGCGACGCTGGTCAGCCCGGTAGCCCCGTGTGCGGCCTGCTCTGCCTCGCGAGCCCAGTGCCCAGGCTGTCCGTGCGTGACAGCGCGCTTGGCTGGACGGCCGCGTGGCTTGAGGCGGTCGTCGTCGCACTCGATTTTCCTGCGGACGCGCCGGAGGAACATCTGCGCGTAGTCGCGGACGCGTGGCGAGCCTTGCCCGGGCACGGACCTCATACCTTGTCGATCCTCGACGATGTCGCCACGCTCCTCGGATTCCCCGAGGCGCGAAGCGCCGAGGCACTGTCTGCGTGTCTGCGACGGCTCCCGGCGTCCCAGCGAGCGCAGCGCGCAGATGGGGCGCGGCGACGTGTGCTCGCGGACCTCCGACGAGAACTCGAAGACGCGCTCGACCTCATCTCCTTCGAGGGCTTTGGCTTCGCACAGGACTGGGCGCGCGCGAACCCCGCGAAGGCACGCGCGCGCCTGGAGAGCCTGCAGGGGGAAGCCTACCGTCGATGGCGTGAGTCCAGGAAGACCACCGCGAGGCAGGGCACGTCGAACGAGCGGCTCGGTAAAGGCGCACTCGCGAGCGAAGCCGCGATCCAAGACGCGTCGCGGGAGCCCCTCTTTTTCAAGAAGCGCGTTACGCAGGGGGCTAGGGCGCTGCGCGCGTGGGAGGAGATCGCGCCCCGCGAGCGTGAGAGGCCCGGCGAGAGGCTGCGCCAGATCGCGCTCAGGCGCACGGAGGCCACCGGTCCGGCGCTAACTGGCGGCGTCGACGTTGTGCGCAGCGCTCGGTTCGCGCTCCTCCAGCGACAGAACCGGCTCGTCGCGTCGCAGGTCCTCGACGTGTGCGTGTGCGGCGCGATCCCTCCGTACGGGCCGCTGCTCGGCGGCAAGCTCGCGGCGCTCGCAGCGCTCTCGCGCGACGTCGCCGCGGACTACTACGCGCGCTACGTGCGTCGCGCGTCGGAGATCACCTCGCAGATGGCGGGGCGGGCGTATACACGGCCCGCGGACCTCCTCGCGATAACAACCACGAGCTTCTACGGAGTCGGGAGTTCTCAGTACGAGCGCCTGTCGGTGCGCTCGGAGGACGGCATCGACGTGCGCTGGCGTCTCGTCGGTCGCAGCCGTGGCAACGGCACGCTTCACTTTTCGAGACGAACCTCCGAGCTCATCGACGAGTTGCTCTGTGTCGAGACGGGGCGCAAGTTGATCTCGAGCCGATTCGGGGAGGGTCCGTCCGAGCGCCTGCGGAAGATCCGCGACGGCCTCGAGCGCCTTGGCGTAGATGCCGACGAGTTGTTGCGCCACGGCATGCCGCGCCTCGTTTACCTCGCGGAGATGCGCCCGGGGGCGACGCGCCCTGGAGCGCGCCCGCTCCCGTCGCATTGGAGGCGTGAGGGACCCTCGTGGACCTCCGTCACGGAGGCGTGGCGCGAACGATGGCTCGCGTCGCGACTCCGTTCGTGCCCCGAGGCGATTGACGAGGTCGCACGCTTCTCTCGCGTTGAAGCATTGCTGAGCAACCGCCTCCGCGCGAGGCGAGGAGGGACGCGGTGA